Below is a window of Vibrio gazogenes DNA.
GATACCCAGCAATCGCTGATTTTCCACTTTATTTATTGTGTCTCCAAACACGTCTGTCGTATATATCCGATTGTCCAGATGATGTAAGAGGCCGGTTGCTATTACCCATTCTTATTATTGATATATTTATTTCTTAAAGATGGGCGTTTTTCCTGAGGAGGTGCAGATGAGTACTGCCTTTGAAGTCAATCAAAATATTTCACCTATTTTTTCATCACAAGTACCTGACGTAAAAGGCGTTTATGATTTAACACCGGATCAGGTTCTTTTAGATCAAGAGAAGTACGAATCTGAAGTTCGTTCGTATCCCCGGCGTTTGCCTATTGCGATCAAACAAGCCTATGGCCTGCTGGTTGAAGATACGCGCGGTCAGGTTTTTCTCGACTGTCTTGCCGGTGCCGGAACTTTGGTGCTTGGATATAATCATCCAGAAATCAATCAGGCATTAAAAGAGCAGTTAGATACCGGACTGCCTTACCAAACGCTGGATATGACCACACCAGCGAAAGATCATTTCATTAAGCAAGTTCGGGCATTCCTCCCTGAAGAGCTTGGCGCAAACTGTGCGATTCAGTTCTGTGGCCCTTCCGGTGCCGATGCCGTAGAAGCTGCGATTAAACTCGCCAAACAAACGACAGGCCGTAATACCATGTTTGCCTTCCGTGGTGCGTACCATGGTATGACCAACGGGACGATGGGGATGATGGGTAATTTGAATACCAAAGCCCGTCGGACCGGTTTGATGTCTGATGTCCATTTTATGCCGTTTCCCTATCACATCCGCTGTCCATTCGGTCTTGGTGGTGAAGAGGGCGCGCGCGCCGGTATTCGTTACATTGAGCGTCTATTGGGTGATGATGAAGCTGGCATCATGAAACCGGCGGGGATCATTGTCGAACCCGTTCAAGGGGAAGGGGGTGTCGTTCCTGCGCCTGCATTCTGGCTTCGTGAACTTCGTCGTATTTGTGATGAGCACGGTATCCTACTGATTTTTGATGAAGTGCAGTGTGGTGTCGGTAAAACCGGCTACAACTTTGCATTTGAAGAAGCCGGTATTATTCCTGATATTCTCTGTCTGTCCAAAGCGATTGGCGGTGGCTTGCCAATGTCGCTGCTCGTCTTTAAAAAAGAAGTCGACACATGGCGTGCCGGTGAGCATACCGGGACATTCCGTGGTAACCAGTTGGCAATGGTCTCCGGTGCGAAAGCGCTTGAAATCATTCAGCGTGATAACTTAGTCGAGCATGCCAATATTGCTGGCCAATATCTACGGATGGGGCTGGAGAAAATTCAAAGCCGTGTGAACTGTATTGCAGACGTTCGCGGTAAAGGATTGATGCTGGGCGTCGAAATCAAGGATCCGCAAGGCGGCCTGAATAAATTCGGTGAACCACAAGCCGATGGTGAGCTGACACTCAGAATTCAACGCGCGGCTTTAGAAAGAGGATTGATGGTTGAAAAAGGCGGCCGTGAAGGCGCTGTGATTCGTTTCTTGCCACCGATTATTATTACTTTCGAACAAATTGATTTTGCACTGCGTGTATTAGAAGAAGCGATCTTAGTTGCCGGTGGCGGTGAGAAGTTACCTGAGGCGTCTCATCAGGCTGAATGGAAGAAACATTTTATTCAGACCGGTGCTCAGGGAAGTGAGCAATTTGCCAAGGTTATGAATCATACCACGGCGGCAATGAAATCGATTTTTGAAGCGGTTCAGGCACCTTATTCCGGTGTGGATCCTGCTCAATTGGAGCAAGCGATTTATGCCGTCGATTTAGACCATAAAAATGCACTGCTGACCGATGTGATTTCTGATACGGCAAAACGAGTCGGTGCTAACTCAATCATTGTTCAGCATCCGAACTGTATTGCACATTTGCATACACCACCGCTGTTAGCTTCTGTTGCGGCAGAATCGATGATCGGCGCATTGAATCAGTCAATGGACTCTTGGGATCAGTCATCTGCGGCAACCTATGTTGAACAATGTGTGATTGATTGGTTGTGTACCAAGTTCCGGTTAGGCGATTCATCTGACGGTGTCTTTACCAGTGGTGGTACGCAAAGTAATCAAATGGGCTTGCAACTGGCACGTGATTGGATTGCTGACAAGCTAAGCGGACACTCGATTCAGAAACTGGGTTTGCCTGATTATGCCGACAAATTACGGATTATCTGTTCTGATAATGCGCATTTTACTGTGCAAAAGGCAGCCTCTTGGATGGGATTGGGTGAGAAAGCGGTATTGACGGTTGATTCTCTGCCAAATGGGACAATGGATGCCTCTAAACTTGCGGGTGTGATTGAGCAAGCGAAGGCTGAAGGTTTGATTCCGTTTGCAGTGGTTGGGACAGCCGGAACGACTGATCACGGTGCCATTGACGATTTAAGCATGATTGCGGATGTCGCTGAGCAACATAACTTATGGATGCATGTTGATAGTGCCTATGGCGGTGCGTTGATCCTGAGTCGTCATGCCGATCGTTTAAATGGTATTGAACGTGCCCGTTCGATTACGGTTGATTTTCATAAATTGTTTTATCAAACAATTAGTTGTGGTGCATTTTTGGTCAATAACAAAGCAGATTTGAAATATCTGTTGCATCATGCTGACTATCTGAACAGAGAACACGACACATTGCCGAATTTGGTTGATAAATCACTGTCAACGACCCGACGTTTCGATGCGTTAAAAGTCTACATGACCATGCAAAGTGTCGGACCGGTTGCGCTGGGAGAAATGTACGACCATTTAATCCAGCAGACACAGCAGGTCGCGCAGTTGATTGATGATGCTCCGGGATGTGAATTGCTATCTCAGCCATCATTATCTACGGTTTTATTCCGTGCGGTGCATCCTGCGGCCACTGATCTCGATGCATTGAATCAGCAGGTGCGTCTTGAAGCGTTAACTCGTGGTGTCGCTGTACTTGGTGAAACGGTAGTGGACGGTCAAACCGCTTTGAAACTGACCATTTTGAACCCGTGTTTAGACATCAACGATTTCGAATCGTTAATGGAGAAGATCACACAGTTAACTCATGAATTAGTCGGATAATTAAGGTAATAGGACAATGTCAATTTTACAAATTGGAGCAGGAGGTGTTGGTTGGGTTGTTGCGCATAAGGCAGCTCAGAACAACGATATTCTAGGTGATATTACGATTGCATCTCGGACAATCGCAAAGTGCGAAAAGATTATTGAGTCGGTACGTCGTAAAGGAAACCTGAAAAACGCGCAAAAGAAGTTAGAAGCTCGTGAAGTGAACGCAGACGACATTGACGCGTTAGTTGCGTTGATTCATGAGGTTCAGCCTGATTTAGTGATCAATGTTGGCCCTCCATGGGTCAATATCCATATCATGGAAGCCTGTTATCGGGCGAAAGTGTCCTATTTGGATACGTCGGTTGCTGTTGATCTCTGCTCTGAAGGTCAGCAGGTGCCAGAAGCCTACGATTGGCAATGGGGATACCGTGACAAGTTCAAAGAAGCCGGTATCACCGGTATTCTCGGTGCTGGTTTTGATCCTGGCGTGGTCAGTATATTTGCAGCCTATGCTGTGAAACATCTTTTCGATGACATTGATAGTATTGACGTCATGGATGTTAATGCAGGCGATCACGGCAAGAAATTTGCGACGAATTTTGATCCTGAAACCAATATGTTAGAAATTCAGGGCGATTCATTTTTCTGGGATGACAACGAGTGGAAGCAGGTCGGTTGCCATACTCGGATGCATGAATTCGATTTTCCGGTGGTCGGTAAACATAAAGTTTACTCAATGGCTCACGATGAAGTACGTTCCATGAAAGAATTCATTCCGGCAAAACGTATCGAATTTTGGATGGGATTTGGTGATCGTTATCTGAATTACTTTAATGTGATGCGTGATATCGGTCTATTAAGCCCTGATCCGGTGACCTTACCTGATGGCCGCGAAGTTCAGCCTCTGCATGTCCTCAAAGCATTATTACCGGATCCGACTTCTTTGGCTCCGGGGTATACCGGGAAAACCTGTATCGGGACTTGGGTTCAAGGGCAAAAAGACGGAAAAGCGCGCAGTGTTTTCTTATATAACATCGCGGATCATGAAGTCGCTTATCATGATGTTGAGCATCAGGCGATTTCTTATACGACAGGTGTGCCTGCCATTACAGCAGCAATTCAGTTCTTCCGTAAGCAGTGGGCTGAGCCCGGTGTTTTCAATATGGAACAGTTGGATCCGGATCCATTCCTCGAGACCATGCCAAGTATTGGTTTGGATTGGGATATGCAGGAACTTGATGTTGGCCAGCCGGATATCCAAATTCTGAAATAATTGATATGTCGTTCGTCGAGCTGACGATAATGACACATATGAAGCAGCCGTAGCATGTGATGTTATGGCTGTTTTTTAACCTATCCCGTACTGGATGTGGTTCTCAATGAATGCTGCGTGGTGTTATTGATGCGACGAAGCCATGATGAGAGATGAACGTTCACATCCGTACAGGGGAAACATGATCAATCGGTAAATGAGTCATGCAAAAAAGTGAATTGAAAACACCTTATTTTATGATTGATGAATCTAAATTGATTCACAATCTTGAAATTGCCAAACAACTTAAAGATATTTCCGGTGTGAAATTAGTGCTTGCTCTCAAGTGTTTTTCCACATGGGGTGTGTTTGATATTATCAAACCGTATCTGGATGGTACGACAAGCTCAGGACCTTACGAAGTCAAGCTGGGTCATGAGACATTTGGTGGTGAGACGCATGCTTATAGCGTTGGTTATAGTGAAGATGATGTCAAAGCAGTCGCAGGTATCTGCGATAAAATGATTTTTAATTCACAGTCTCAATTAGCAGCGTATCGTCATCTGGTTGAAGGAAAAGCATCGTTAGGGCTACGTTTGAATCCCGGCGTGAGTTATGCAGGTCAAGATTTAGCGAATCCGGCTCGCCAGTTCTCTCGGTTAGGCGTTCAGGCCGATCATCTTGATCCGAGCGTGTTTGAATCTATCGATGGTGTGATGTTCCACATGAACTGTGAGAATAAAGATGTTGATGCATTCATCCGTCTTTTAGATGCGATTTCAACACAGTTTGGTGCTTATCTGGATCAACTCGATTGGGTTAGCCTTGGTGGCGGCGTATTTTTTACCTGGCCGGGCTATGATGTTGAAAAACTCGGAATGGCTTTAAAAGCATTTGCTGAGAAGCATCATGTCCAGTTATATCTTGAGCCGGGAGAAGCCATCATTACGCGTACAACCGATCTGGTGGTGTCCGTGGTGGATATTGTTGAGAATGAAATCAAAACAGCGATTGTTGACTCTGCAACAGAAGCGCATCGCTTGGATACTTTGATCTACAATGAGCCCGCTTCAGTGTACGAGAGCACTCAGAATGGCGAACATGAATATGTGATCGGGTCTTGTTCATGTTTGGCTGGCGACCAATTTTGTATCGCAAA
It encodes the following:
- the nspC gene encoding carboxynorspermidine decarboxylase, with protein sequence MQKSELKTPYFMIDESKLIHNLEIAKQLKDISGVKLVLALKCFSTWGVFDIIKPYLDGTTSSGPYEVKLGHETFGGETHAYSVGYSEDDVKAVAGICDKMIFNSQSQLAAYRHLVEGKASLGLRLNPGVSYAGQDLANPARQFSRLGVQADHLDPSVFESIDGVMFHMNCENKDVDAFIRLLDAISTQFGAYLDQLDWVSLGGGVFFTWPGYDVEKLGMALKAFAEKHHVQLYLEPGEAIITRTTDLVVSVVDIVENEIKTAIVDSATEAHRLDTLIYNEPASVYESTQNGEHEYVIGSCSCLAGDQFCIAKFDQPLEIGQKLHLMDSAGYTMVKLNWFNGLRMPSVYCERLNGEVQKLNEFDYADFKRSLSQWSVQ
- a CDS encoding pyridoxal phosphate-dependent class III aminotransferase; amino-acid sequence: MSTAFEVNQNISPIFSSQVPDVKGVYDLTPDQVLLDQEKYESEVRSYPRRLPIAIKQAYGLLVEDTRGQVFLDCLAGAGTLVLGYNHPEINQALKEQLDTGLPYQTLDMTTPAKDHFIKQVRAFLPEELGANCAIQFCGPSGADAVEAAIKLAKQTTGRNTMFAFRGAYHGMTNGTMGMMGNLNTKARRTGLMSDVHFMPFPYHIRCPFGLGGEEGARAGIRYIERLLGDDEAGIMKPAGIIVEPVQGEGGVVPAPAFWLRELRRICDEHGILLIFDEVQCGVGKTGYNFAFEEAGIIPDILCLSKAIGGGLPMSLLVFKKEVDTWRAGEHTGTFRGNQLAMVSGAKALEIIQRDNLVEHANIAGQYLRMGLEKIQSRVNCIADVRGKGLMLGVEIKDPQGGLNKFGEPQADGELTLRIQRAALERGLMVEKGGREGAVIRFLPPIIITFEQIDFALRVLEEAILVAGGGEKLPEASHQAEWKKHFIQTGAQGSEQFAKVMNHTTAAMKSIFEAVQAPYSGVDPAQLEQAIYAVDLDHKNALLTDVISDTAKRVGANSIIVQHPNCIAHLHTPPLLASVAAESMIGALNQSMDSWDQSSAATYVEQCVIDWLCTKFRLGDSSDGVFTSGGTQSNQMGLQLARDWIADKLSGHSIQKLGLPDYADKLRIICSDNAHFTVQKAASWMGLGEKAVLTVDSLPNGTMDASKLAGVIEQAKAEGLIPFAVVGTAGTTDHGAIDDLSMIADVAEQHNLWMHVDSAYGGALILSRHADRLNGIERARSITVDFHKLFYQTISCGAFLVNNKADLKYLLHHADYLNREHDTLPNLVDKSLSTTRRFDALKVYMTMQSVGPVALGEMYDHLIQQTQQVAQLIDDAPGCELLSQPSLSTVLFRAVHPAATDLDALNQQVRLEALTRGVAVLGETVVDGQTALKLTILNPCLDINDFESLMEKITQLTHELVG
- a CDS encoding carboxynorspermidine synthase — its product is MSILQIGAGGVGWVVAHKAAQNNDILGDITIASRTIAKCEKIIESVRRKGNLKNAQKKLEAREVNADDIDALVALIHEVQPDLVINVGPPWVNIHIMEACYRAKVSYLDTSVAVDLCSEGQQVPEAYDWQWGYRDKFKEAGITGILGAGFDPGVVSIFAAYAVKHLFDDIDSIDVMDVNAGDHGKKFATNFDPETNMLEIQGDSFFWDDNEWKQVGCHTRMHEFDFPVVGKHKVYSMAHDEVRSMKEFIPAKRIEFWMGFGDRYLNYFNVMRDIGLLSPDPVTLPDGREVQPLHVLKALLPDPTSLAPGYTGKTCIGTWVQGQKDGKARSVFLYNIADHEVAYHDVEHQAISYTTGVPAITAAIQFFRKQWAEPGVFNMEQLDPDPFLETMPSIGLDWDMQELDVGQPDIQILK